TCGCGAATGCCGATCAGGAAACCCTTGAAAAGGAAATCTATTCCACCGGTTTTTACCGCAACAAGGCGAAACATGTCAGGGAAAGTGCACAACTCATCATCACGGAATTCGGCAGTGAGGTCCCAAACACCATGGAAGACTTGCTGAAACTTCCGGGAGTTGCCCGCAAGACTGCTAATATTGTGCTTGCACGGGGTTTTGGGGTTGTTGATGGTGTGGCAGTTGATACTCATGTTAAACGTCTCTCAGGGAGGCTTGGATTTAGCAAAAACAAAGATCCTGTGAAAATCGAGCAAGACCTGATGCAACTCACGAGGCGGGAAGAATGGGATGATCTTTCCATGACCCTAATCCTGCACGGGCGCAATGTCTGCGATGCCCGCAAGCCGAAGTGCGATATTTGTAAGATTAGTGAGCTTTGTCCTTCGAGTCTGGTTTGAATAGCTACGCATGTACTACAAACCAAATCACATTTACTACATTTGCACTATAAAGATTATATTTTTATAATGTAAGCACTTCTACTCCATTACTTACGGAGTGGAAGTATGAATATACAAAATTTAACGCTAATTTTATTGATCACAGCCGTCCTTCTTTTTTCCGCGGGATGCGTCGGCGAAGATAGCACTGCTGAGCAAATTGCTGAGGAATATGAACAAAGACAGTCTGAGATAGAGGACTATTCTGCTACAGTTCATGTTACGGCATCTACGGCTACGCAGGAAATGGTGTCTGTAAGCGAAATAATCTACAAAAACCCTGGCAAGGTAAGAGAAACGATCAAGGAGTTCTCTTATACTGAAAAAGAACCTGAACAACTTTCAGCAGACACTTTCACTTTTTTTTATAATTCATGGCAAAATGAAGGTTCGGTTGTTGCTTCCAATGGGGAAACCATGTGGATATTTGATC
This genomic stretch from Methanohalophilus levihalophilus harbors:
- the nth gene encoding endonuclease III, yielding MACEVCNNMVSDNRSNFPAIWEILQNEYPNPQPALHFNNPLELLVATILSAQCTDAQVNMVTEKLFKKYRSVEDFANADQETLEKEIYSTGFYRNKAKHVRESAQLIITEFGSEVPNTMEDLLKLPGVARKTANIVLARGFGVVDGVAVDTHVKRLSGRLGFSKNKDPVKIEQDLMQLTRREEWDDLSMTLILHGRNVCDARKPKCDICKISELCPSSLV